One segment of Kogia breviceps isolate mKogBre1 chromosome 14, mKogBre1 haplotype 1, whole genome shotgun sequence DNA contains the following:
- the ASIP gene encoding agouti-signaling protein, protein MDVTRLLLATLLVCLCFLTAYSHLAPEEKPRDERSLRSNSSVKLLDFPSVSIVAQNKKSKNISRKEAEKKKRSSKKKASMKKVARPRPSPPGPCVATRDSCKPPAPACCDPCAFCQCRFFRSACSCRVLNPTC, encoded by the exons ATGGATGTCACCCGCCTCCTCCTGGCTACCCTGCTGGTCTGCCTGTGTTTCCTCACTGCCTACAGCCACCTGGCACCTGAggaaaagcccagagatgaaaGGAGCCTGAGGAGCAACTCTTCCGTGAAGCTGTTGGATTTCCCTTCTGTCTCCATTGTGG CGCAGAACAAGAAATCCAAAAATATCAGCAGAAAAGAAgcggaaaaaaagaaaagatcttcCAAG AAAAAGGCTTCGATGAAGAAGGTGGCACGGCCCCGGCCCTCGCCGCCTGGCCCCTGCGTGGCTACCCGCGACAGCTgcaagccgccggcgcccgcctgCTGCGACCCGTGCGCCTTCTGCCAGTGCCGCTTCTTCCGCAGCGCCTGTTCCTGCCGCGTGCTCAACCCCACCTGCTGA